Proteins encoded together in one Lepus europaeus isolate LE1 chromosome 13, mLepTim1.pri, whole genome shotgun sequence window:
- the LOC133772164 gene encoding LOW QUALITY PROTEIN: vasculin-like protein 1 (The sequence of the model RefSeq protein was modified relative to this genomic sequence to represent the inferred CDS: inserted 2 bases in 1 codon; substituted 1 base at 1 genomic stop codon): MAQHDFVPAWLNFSTPQSAKSPTATFEKHREHLPRGEGRFGVSRRRHNSSDGFFNNGPLQTTDSWHQPSLFHHDSVDSGVSKGAYAGITGNTSGWHGSSRGHRDGVSQRSGGGAGNHRHWNGSLHTRKGCAFQEKPPTEIREEKKEDKVEKLQFEEEDFPSLNPEAGKQNQPCRPIGTLSGVWKNPPSAKQPSKMLVIKKISKEDPAAAFSAAFTSPGSHHANGNKAXTMVPSVYKNLVPKPAPPPSKLNAWKANRLEHKSGSLSSSQESAFTSPISVTKPVAQAGAAVLNSPKEXPSSTTPPIEISSSRLTKLTRRTTDRKSEFLKTLKDDRNGDFSESRDCGKPEDLEDNSTPEPKENRDEGCHQNGLSLPVVEEGEVLSHSLEAEHRLLKAMGWQEYPENDENCLPLTEDELKEFHRKTEQLRGNGFRKNGFLQSRSSGLFSPWRSTGKAEFEDSDTETSSSEASDDDAWK; the protein is encoded by the exons ATGGCACAGCATGACTTTGTTCCTGCTTGGCTAAATTTCTCAACACCACAGTCAGCTAAGTCACCTACAGCCACCTTCGAAAAACATAGAGAACATCTTCCCCGAGGAGAAGGTAGATTTGGAGTAAGCCGCCGTCGACACaattcctctgatggcttttttaaCAATGGACCCCTACAAACTACAGATTCCTGGCACCAGCCCTCCCTGTTCCACCATGATTCTGTGGACTCTGGTGTCTCTAAAGGAGCATACGCTGGAATCACAGGGAACACATCTGGTTGGCATGGCTCTTCGCGAGGTCATCGCGATGGTGTGAGCCAGCGGAGTGGAGGTGGAGCAGGGAACCATCGACACTGGAATGGCAGCTTGCATACCCGGAAAGGCTGTGCCTTTCAGGAAAAGCCTCCAACAGAGattagggaagaaaagaaagaagacaaggtGGAAAAACTACAATTTGAAGAGGAAGATTTTCCTTCTTTGAATCCAGAAGCTGGCAAACAGAATCAGCCATGCAGACCTATTGGGACCCTTTCTGGAGTGTGGAAAAACCCACCTAGTGCCAAGCAACCTTCCAAGATGTTAGTCatcaaaaaaatttccaaagaggatcctgctgctgccttctctgcTGCATTCACCTCACCAGGATCTCACCATGCAAATGGGAACAAAGCATGAACCATGGTTCCAAGTGTCTATAAGAACTTGGTTCCTAAGCCTGCACCACCTCCTTCCAAGCTCAATGCATGGAAAGCTAACAGATTGGAACACAAATCAGGATCCCTTTCCTCTAGCCAGGAGTCTGCTTTTACCAGTCCAATCTCTGTTACTAAGCCAGTGGCacaggctggtgctgcagttcTAAACTCTCCCAAAGA TCCCTCCAGCACCACCCCTCCAATTGAGATCAGCTCCTCTCGTCTGACCAAGTTGACCCGCCGAACCACTGACAGGAAGAGTGAGTTCCTGAAGACTCTGAAGGATGACCGAAATGGAGACTTCTCAGAGAGCAGAGACTGTGGCAAACCTGAGGATCTGGAGGACAACAGCACACCTGAACCAAAGGAAAATAGAGATGAAGGCTGTCATCAGAAtggtctttctctccctgtagtGGAAGAAGGGGAGGTCCTCTCACACTCCCTGGAGGCGGAGCACAGGTTACTGAAAGCAATGGGATGGCAGGAATACCCTGAAAATGATGAGAATTGCCTTCCCCTCACAGAAGATGAGCTCAAAGAGTTCCACAGGAAGACAGAGCAGCTGAGAGGAAACGGCTTCAGGAAAAATGGCTTCTTGCAGAGCCGCAGTTCCGGCCTGTTCTCCCCTTGGAGAAGCACTGGTAAAGCAGAGTTTGAGGACTCAGACACGGAAACCAGTAGCagtgaagcatcagatgatgaTGCCTGGAAATAG